A window of the Gossypium hirsutum isolate 1008001.06 chromosome A03, Gossypium_hirsutum_v2.1, whole genome shotgun sequence genome harbors these coding sequences:
- the LOC107887656 gene encoding REF/SRPP-like protein At3g05500, translating to MGEKMEKIPLVGESVTKLDHKVPPVIKQVSTEAILAAQKAPDIACSVAFEVHRAGVVNTVSGLAKLVYTKYELTTKELYMKYEPKAKQCAILAWRKLNKLSLFPQVASVIIPTAAYCGDKYNETVVNSTENSYLPLVPTEKIAKVFGE from the exons ATGGGGGAAAAGATGGAAAAGATTCCACTG GTGGGTGAATCAGTGACCAAGCTTGATCATAAAGTTCCACCAGTCATCAAACAGGTCTCAACTGAAGCCATCTTGGCAGCTCAAAAGGCTCCTGATATTGCCTGTAGCGTAGCTTTTGAAGTCCACCGTGCTGGAGTGGTGAACACTGTCTCAGGATTAGCAAAATTAGTGTACACCAAGTATGAACTCACAACAAAAGAGCTTTATATGAAGTATGAACCCAAAGCCAAACAATGTGCGATTTTAGCTTGGCGTAAACTCAACAAGCTCTCTCTTTTCCCTCAAGTTGCCTCGGTCATTATCCCAACAGCTGCTTATTGCGGCGACAAGTATAATGAGACAGTTGTTAACAGTACAGAGAACTCCTATTTACCTTTGGTCCCTACTGAAAAAATCGCTAAGGTGTTTGGTGAGTAG